Within the Setaria viridis chromosome 3, Setaria_viridis_v4.0, whole genome shotgun sequence genome, the region ttattttatttttttttgaaaattgctCTATGATTGCTACTGCCTACTAGCAAAAATGCAAAatcatgaatatttcatttcattgactGATTGAGCAGGATTGGTATTTGAGTGATTGAGTCTTactttgcaattgcaacatttcaTATCTTAGAAGTTAGAATggagaaatactatgctaaAAAAGATGCAACAAAGAGCGGTGGTAGTGCCGAAACTATAGAGAGCCGGGTTGAGCAAAAAAGACCATGGATTGAACTTGATATGAGAGATATAGTTGTTGATCCAGGACAAAGGAAGCCAATTGATGATTTTCATCATGACATTAGGGATGAGGCAAGGAGAGCATATCTACAAATAGGTCCATATAGGCCAGCTGGTCATAAGTTTCCAAAAACGAAAAAAGATGGTAAAGGCCAATCAAGAGGATTTGTTggatcatggtttgatcaatttgattggttagagtacagtgtagccaaggatgcagcttattgcttttattgctatctctttaagccacaacaagctgGGTTTCATTCTAATGATACATTTACCAAAGTTGAgtttagaaattggaagaaTGCAAAAAATTGTTTCAAGGAGCATGCTCAATCAATTGATGGCTTTCATAATAATGCAAGAAAGCGTGCACTTGATTTCAAAAATCAGAGGCAAAGTGTTGAACATGTGTGGACTGTTACAAgtgcagcagaagaggaggcataTAAAGCTCGTTTAAGTATCATGTTAGGCATTGCTAGATTTCTCCGTTTGCAAGCTCTAACCTTTCGTGGACATGATGAGTCTAAAACATCAAGAAATAAAGGGAACTTTATGGAGATGCTCGAATGGTACAGAAAGAAGGATCCTAAGGCTGCACTTGTGACTGGTGAAAATGCTCCAGGGAATAATCAAATGAGTAGTCCAATGGTTCAGAAAGATTTGGCTAGGGCTTGTGCAGAGGAGACAAGTGAGGTAATTAAAAGTGAAATAGGAGATCGTTGTTTTGCGGTTCTTGTCGACGAGGCTCGTGATGCATCTATTAAGGAACAAATGGCTGTGGTTGTGAGGTATATACCTTCTCTCTATTTGGTTATTTTattagttttgttttgttgctttcaagtaacactattttctcttttctcttgtagGTTTGTCAATGATAAAGGAAGTGTGATTGAGAGGTTTCTTGGCATTGAACATGTTTCTGACACCACATCAACTTCACTAAAAGAAGCATTGGATACTATGCTTAGAAGATATGGTCTATCTATTTCCAAGATTAGAGGGCAAGGATATGATGGAGCTTCAAATATGAGAGGACAATTTCATGGGTTACAAAGACTGGTATTGAACGAAAACTCATATGCCTTTTACATCCATTGTTTTGCTCATCAATTGCAGCTTGTGGTAGTTTCTGTAGCCAAATGTTGTGGCtcaacttttgatttcttcaattatATCACTTCAATCGTCAATGTTGTTAGTGCTTCTTGCAAGAGGAAAGATCAACTCCTTCAAAGTCATCATGATAAGCTTGTTGAGCAGTTAGATAGTAGAGCTATTTTTTCTAGGAGAGGGAAAAACCAAGAAACTAGTCTTGCTAGGCCTGGTGATACACGGTGGGGTACACATCACAAAACATTGGCACGTCTTATGATCATGTGGTCCTCTGTATTGGAGGTGTTGGAAAATATTAGTGAAGATGGAACTGATGGGGACAAAAACTACAGCCTCTGGATTGATTCAAAGAATGGAGTCATTTGAATTTATGTTCATATTACATCTTATGATTAGAGTACTGGGGAAGACTCAAGACTTATCACAATGTTTGCAAAAGAAATATCAAAACATTGTTCGTGCAATAGGATTAATTGGCtctgtgatgagaaatatgaatgaaatgagggAAAATGGTTGGGATGCTCTTTTTGAAGAAGTAAAGGAGTTTTGCCTCCTCACAACATAGAAATTCCTAATATGGAAGATATGATACCAGTTAGAGGTCGTTCGAGATGTCGTGGTGCTAAACTAGTGAGTTACtaccatcattttcatcatggaattttcaatgttgtgattgatcaagtttattgtgAGTTAAACAATCGATTTCCAGAAAGATCAACTCAACTCTTGAGATGCGTTGCTTGTCTTGATCCGAGGGATTCTTTTACCAACTTTGAAGTACAGAAGTTAGTTGAGCTTGCTAAGATTTATAAAGATGACTTCTGTGATTATGACTGCATAAAGCTTGCGGGTGACCTTCCTATATTCATTGATGAAGTCAGAAATGATGATAATTTTGAcacttgtattgatcttgggaaCCTTGCTGAGAAGATGGTTCAGACCGGAAGAGATACAGTTTTTCCTTTGGTGTATCGTCTCattgaacttgcattgattttgccggtggcaacagcaacagttgaAAGAGCCTTCTCTGCTATGAATATTATCAAGGCTGAacgaagaaataaaatgaatgatgattggTTGAATAATAGCATGATGTGCTATATTGAGCGAGATTTGTTTGCGTCGATTGaagatgaaaaaattctaaagcgCTTTCAAGGCTTAAGAAACCGTAAGATGAATTTGCCAAACGAGTGCTCAAGGTGCGTGTTGTTTACTTGTATTAGTCTATTTCAATACTTAATGTTATCTTGCTTTATATAGGGCtgatatgttgaaaattttaatgtagaattgaggacgtcggaacaagtggaagtggtgttaattcatgaaaacatgtatggttcttttttatcatggaagactcttaatttggtacttttctaccttcaatattttatgtattgtttgagtctattggttgaattgtgctctttgaaaaatatattatatctaaTATGTATGGCTAGTAAGATTTTAAGCCTTATATTAGTTAGCCCGGGGTGGAGCCCgtttctggatccgccactgcATCCATCAGTggaccgctgctgctgctgcaatcCTAGAACGAGGCAGATCTAGGAGGAAACAAAAGGAACTGACCGTGCCGTCCTCGGGGAGGGCGAACGTGGTGGCGAGGAGGGAGTAGCCAGTGTAGACGCCGATCTCCACGGTgtgctaattacaattttatCCATACAAAAAAAGTCTATACTCTGTACTACCACCTGGTAGTATTGTGCACCCTAAAAGAGCTCTCCCAACCTCCATTCGCGGCGCCCTCAAGGATCCAAACTGGCTCGCCGCGATGCAACTCGAGTACGACGCCCTGCAAGCAAATCGAACCTGGCGTCTTGTTCCTCGTCCGCGAGGCGCACGTGTCATCACTGGTAAATGGGTGTTCAAATACAAACACAACTCCGACGGCAGTCTCGAACGCTACAAAGCTAGATGGGTGGTGCGTGGCTTCGATCAACACCCGAGCATCTTTGGGGAGACGTTCTCGCCGGTGAAGATCCGCACCGTCCTCTCCATTGTCGCCTCCATGCAGTAGCCGGCTCATCAACTCGATGTGTCAAATGCGTTCCTCCATGGGCATCTTGACGAACAGGTGTACTGCCAACAACCGACGGGCTTCGTCGATCCACAACAGCCAGACGATGTCTGCCTGTTGTCCCGCTCGCTCTACGGTCTACGTCAGGCGCCACGAGCTAGGTTCCAGAGCTTCGTCTCCTTCGTCACCTCCATTGGATTCAAGCAGACTCGCTCGGACTCATCTCTCTTCGTGTACCGCGCCGGCGACCAAATGGCATAGCTACTGCTCTACGTCGATGACATGGTACTGACGGCATCCACGACATCTCTTCTCCGGCACTTCGTCAAGCGCCTCCGCTCCGCGTTCGCCATGAAGGACATGGGGCCGGTCCACTACTTCCTCGGCATCGACGTCAAGCGCAACAAGGACGGGTTCTTCCTCTCGCAGTCCCAGTACGCCGTCGAGCTCCTGGAACGTGCAGGGATGAGCAACTGCAAGCCCGCCGACACGACTGCAGACACCAAGCCCAAGACGTCCAGCACCGACGGCAAGCCGCTCACCGACGGGTCCTCGTACCGGAGCATGGCCGGCGCTCTACAGTACTTGACGATCACGCGGCCCGATCTTGCATATGCAGTGCAACAAATTTGCCTGCACATGCACTCGCCCCGTGACTGTCGCTCGACGATGCTCAAGCGTGTGCTTCGCTACGTCAAGGGAACTACGTCGTTCGGCATCCAGCTTCACGCCTCTTCCTCGCCGACGATCACAGCGTACACGGACGCGGACTGGGCAGGCTGCCCGGACACTCGCCGTTCCACGTCAGGCTTCTGCGTCTTCATCGGTGACTCgttggtcctccaagcgccagTCGACGGTGTCACTGTCCAGCGCCGAAGCAGAGTACCGCGGCATCGCCAATGCCGTCGCGGAGGGCTCCTGGCTGCGACATCTCCTTGGTGAGCTCCACTGCGCCGTCCCCAAAGCGACGATCACGTATTGAGACATCGTCTCCTCCGTCTACATGTCGAAGAACCCAGTTCATCATCGACGGCCAAAGCATATCGAGCTCGACGTGCACTTCGTTCGTGAGAAGGTTGCGTTGGGCGAGCTCGGCGTTCTACACGTTCCAAGCTTGCGTCAACTCGCTGACATCTTCACAAATACTATTCACTGAGTTTCGTGACGGTCTCGCCGTCGGTTCACCGGACGTCGCGActgcggcgggggggggggggggggggggggcaccaCGGCGTCCCGCTCGCTCCCGCGGGACTCATTCTCATCTGCTCATAGCCGATAGACTCAATGTACATGTATGAATATGTAATCTCATGATCAATACAAGCTGTGCAGTTTATCTCTCTCGAGTATTCACTCTCTTCAAAATTGAAGAGGTTTCAGAGATGAAACAACAAGCAACAGAAATACTGCTTACTGAGCAGAGACGGGTTTTGCACAAGTATAAGCATTTGACACCTCTCCTATTTAAATGCATGTTCTTGCGATGGGGGGCAGAGCAACGAGCGCCCCGGAGTGGAGGAcgaagaggagagaggagaggcggcggggcggctttttttttttacgggaggagggggaggatggTGAACCGTGGCTCTACTCAGTTCTCACCACGTGTGCAAGTAGAACTACGTTCGATCTTAAAAAGGGATTAAGTTATAAATGAGTTTAATGATGGAGCATTGGATTGTCATCATGTCATGTGAATCTTATGTATCACAGGACCATGCCACTTGCATTCCTTCCTGTTCCTTGCACGTCTTGCAATTGTGCGTGATGGCCGGCCACTTGATGCCAACACAGAGCAGAATTAACGCAAAAGAAACATGACATTTGCACACACATAAAACACAAGCAAGAGCTCGTCTCATCCATTCTCGTCCAACCATTAGTCGCATAATTACATGCAAGAATCCTATAACATTTACATTTTGTTGACCCAAAATCTGGATCTCAaacttctgcgttgaacaataCGGAGAACCTGCAAGATccgcttaactccagtgcaaaTTCCAAATCGactcgcgagtggtgcaagaCGTGCCAGttaatttgacctgaaaattgacaaggtaaacattaaattcctgagccttcgaactcatgggtaggtgTTCTTGGAATAAATACCACAATAGATAGATATTTAATGTAAGCAtacggtgtaaataaataaaacattaatggcatgtgccatcggatATGTCAGCCGACGGGTTAAGATAAAGTACTGTAACACAGCAGCAATAAAAGGGAGCCTTGTTAACCATgcgcttatcagataagctaacAAATCTAGCCAATGTGTTCACAAGTGTATTGAACTCaaacaaggtaacacgaatgagaggtcATTGGCATCAATATACTATATAGAACGTAGCAACAAGGACCAGCCGATGCTGACTGTACGCAAGCCAGATACATTAACAGATCTTAtttaatgtcttgataagtgtattgaacttagaaaagGCATCACGAATGAGAGGGCGTTAACTTTGATCTCACAATATAAAAGACTAGAACACAATCACcaaagacctcttgcctaccactTACAAGCCTATTAAGGTAACAAAGTCTAATCAATGTAATGACCGTGTATTAAACTTAGAGATACGGATAAGATCCGACCAAAACATCAACTCTCAACAGTAGCGTGCTAGCGTCAAAGGCCCGACGGTTAGCAATATGAGAggcaggggtaaagatctatgggacctagcatatgtaaaacaataaaagcatgcaagatctaccagCTGACATGATCTGATAACTGTGAGCGTTTAAACAGGGTAAGAGAGCTGATGAAGACAACCCAATAACTGTGAGCTCTTAGGAACAACCAAGGAGCCGATAAAGATAACCTAGATAGATAAAAGTAAACTCGATAACTGCGAGCAATcgtcgaagacaagcagaatattggtcAAAGCCTAGGAACTTCTACTTGCAACATAAGATAACtcaataactagccacacaataATATCataatataagacttaacttagaaagtttgATAGAGGTCATAATGatcgggtgacggtacttataagctcgcctgagatcgaagccgatgcagccttgCGCGCTAGAAGAAACTcgtcgaatctactctactcctactcctagggttttagCAGCATAGCACTGAAAGGTTGTATTGACTGATTATTACAAGGCTCacgggtttatatttataccctggagcaagctaaaattcTAGTCGATTATGACATGACTATTACAGCTATTtataaaaactactaaagataaatctccacactttcccttatttggtgtaGTCGATTTTGCTTCGGACTGGGCCCGCCTAGTCTTCCATCGGTATCGGCTTCTAGAATCGTGATCAACAACGCTCTTAGTCAACCCGGCTTCATTGGTAgctcttctttctccttcaTCGACTGTTAAAATCTTATCCACAGTGATTGACTCTGGtcaatccggtgtcaacacatttACGTACCAAAGAATCGTGTACACTACACACTTAGCACCTCTCTCAGCTTCTCTCGCCTGCACGCAACAGCAACACGCGCGCCCTTGTCACGTTCACGCGCTCGCGCTCAGTCACACTCACACGTGCGCAGGCTCCGcttcggcggtggtggcggcggcggccatgagcTCCAGCGCCACGTCGACGAGCGCGGCGAGTCCGACGGCGTGCCGGCTCAACCCCGCGCTGCCGGAGAACACGTGGAAGCACTCCAGTTCAGACGTCGTCTCCGCCACGCGCTGAAGCTCCTCTCGCATCCCCGCCGCGGCCATTAGCTCCGCCATcgttgccgtcgccgtcggcgccggcgccgtccgcaGCAGCGCGATCACGAGCTCCACCGCGAACCGCCGGATCCGTGGCGCTCTGATCGACGGGCACGCGTACGCCGCCAGCACGGCGACCAGCCGGCCCACCAGGCCGGCCTCGCTGAAGCCCGCGCCGGCCAGGTGGTGGCCCAGCTCGCGCGGGCCCATCAGCCTCACTAGCTGTGCCGCGAGGCCCAGCGACACCTCCAGCGGCTTCGACTCGTTCACCTCCACGACGCCGCGgagcgccgcccccgcgccgcgcgtCGCGCGACGAAGATGCGGGAACCACtcgccgcggccaccggcgTACGCGCAGAGGTTGGTAAGGATCCTCCCCGCGCCCACGCCGATGGCGGCGTCGCCGAGCGCGTCCACGAGACGGTCAACGGTGCTggcgccgccaacgccgccggcCCTGAGTATGCGCTCGCAGTTGCGCGGGCTCTCGAGGGCCAGCATGGCGAGCACCTTGCCGGCCTCAAcccgcgcggcgtcggcggcggcagcctcgTCGGAGCACCCGGGCCGGAGGAACATGTCCAGGAGGATGGCCAcgacgccgccggtgccgccgatCCGCTCACGCGCGTCCGCGTCCATGGCGAGGCGCGTGAGCACCTCGGCGCCGAGCCGCCGCAGCCCAGCGGGCGCGTGCTGGAGCACGGCACGGATGTTGCTCACCGTGAACACGATCTCGGCCACCTCCCGCCGGAGCTGCATCCCCGTGCTTCCCGTCGTCTCGGCCAGCATCTTGATCACCTGCAACGACCGCTGCACGGCCTTGGCGCGCGAGGCGGTGATgagcgccgcggccggggatgacggcggcgacgacgcgccGACGCCGATGGCGGAGAAATCGATGATCTTGTCGAGCAGGCCGCGCGCATTGCCGATCTTGCTGCAGTTGTCGTGGTCCCGCGCGAGcttcttgatgatgaggaggccgagaaggttGCACTCCTCGTCGGCGGCGTAGAGCAGCGACGACACGGACTCGATGGCGCCGGGCACCCCGGCGACGCGGAGCGCGTTCCGCTTCTTGCTGGCGAGCTTGGACACGACGAGCGCGGCCGACGCCCGGGCCCCGCGCTCGTCGGCACCGTTCCAGCCGAGCATCTCCACGAGCCGCTCCACGACGGCGGCCGAAGTGCCGACCCGGCGCAGCGCGTCCTCGCCCAGCTGCGGGCTCGCTGCCACGTTGACGAGGATGCCGACGCCGATGCGCTGCTCGTCGTGGGACCCGCCGACGATGAGCTCCTCGGCGAATGAGACGAGGTCCATGCGGAGGCCGTCGAAGATGCTCCCCTCGACACACCGCGAGTAGGCGTCGTAGAAGaagcggcggacggcggcgagccccggcgcgccggcgaggcggcacTCGGCTGCGACGTGCTCCAGGAGGCGGCCGTGGCTGACCTCCCACTCCCACACCGCCTTCTCCGCCAGGAAGAGCAGCGCCTCGGCGAGCGCCAGCCCGTAGAAGATGTCGAGCGCCGACCGCCGGTTCGTCCGCGCGTCCACGGCGTCCCCGAAGTCCTGCCGGGCGAGCCGCACCGCCGACAGCGCGAcgcacgccgtcgccgacgccagCTGCAGCCAGTAGAACACCCGCCCGACGTGGCACGACAGgaagctccagctccagctcgaCGGCCAGGCCCACGTGCACGCccacccgccccgccgccgcccgccgcaggaCACCGCGGCTCCTCCTCTGGCCGCCTTATTGGCGCTCCcgcagccgccggcgcggaAGACGAAGCGGAAGGACCGCGCGACGAGGCGAGCGCTGgagcggccagcggcggcgagggaccACGTGGCCTGGTGCTGCCACTCCAGCTCGTGGCTGCGGCTGAAGATGCGGGCGCCCTCGACGAGGAGGATCGCCGTGACGGACCAGAAGTCCACC harbors:
- the LOC117849330 gene encoding uncharacterized mitochondrial protein AtMg00810-like — translated: MVLTASTTSLLRHFVKRLRSAFAMKDMGPVHYFLGIDVKRNKDGFFLSQSQYAVELLERAGMSNCKPADTTADTKPKTSSTDGKPLTDGSSYRSMAGALQYLTITRPDLAYAVQQICLHMHSPRDCRSTMLKRVLRYVKGTTSFGIQLHASSSPTITAYTDADWRQSTVSLSSAEAEYRGIANAVAEGSWLRHLLGELHCAVPKATITY
- the LOC117847787 gene encoding uncharacterized protein, giving the protein MDVSDRSVRLTIEAQPSDTPGFLAGTPFEPQLSDSPPRPSVAGAADDDNNNNEASCSARREWTDDMSAGGVVAAVGPERRLTLLALRLAVLEKAASGLGALGFIWATVVLLGGFAITLERVDFWSVTAILLVEGARIFSRSHELEWQHQATWSLAAAGRSSARLVARSFRFVFRAGGCGSANKAARGGAAVSCGGRRRGGWACTWAWPSSWSWSFLSCHVGRVFYWLQLASATACVALSAVRLARQDFGDAVDARTNRRSALDIFYGLALAEALLFLAEKAVWEWEVSHGRLLEHVAAECRLAGAPGLAAVRRFFYDAYSRCVEGSIFDGLRMDLVSFAEELIVGGSHDEQRIGVGILVNVAASPQLGEDALRRVGTSAAVVERLVEMLGWNGADERGARASAALVVSKLASKKRNALRVAGVPGAIESVSSLLYAADEECNLLGLLIIKKLARDHDNCSKIGNARGLLDKIIDFSAIGVGASSPPSSPAAALITASRAKAVQRSLQVIKMLAETTGSTGMQLRREVAEIVFTVSNIRAVLQHAPAGLRRLGAEVLTRLAMDADARERIGGTGGVVAILLDMFLRPGCSDEAAAADAARVEAGKVLAMLALESPRNCERILRAGGVGGASTVDRLVDALGDAAIGVGAGRILTNLCAYAGGRGEWFPHLRRATRGAGAALRGVVEVNESKPLEVSLGLAAQLVRLMGPRELGHHLAGAGFSEAGLVGRLVAVLAAYACPSIRAPRIRRFAVELVIALLRTAPAPTATATMAELMAAAGMREELQRVAETTSELECFHVFSGSAGLSRHAVGLAALVDVALELMAAAATTAEAEPAHV